Proteins found in one Paenibacillus sp. FSL R10-2782 genomic segment:
- a CDS encoding MFS transporter, whose protein sequence is MQQGKQPLWTKEFIVLTVSNLFLFLELQMIVSSIPAYVKNTFHASSVQVSLVTTLFALSAIVARLFSARMLEKGHRNTLIFIGLLFGLASTLGYSVSPTITVLLLMRMLFGIGFGLSSTAFPTMASNIIPAKRLGEGMGYFSLSTSLAMSIGPTIGISMLQYGSFNLLVYTTSAVIVLIFPLAYWLIRTLPKGHVEPPMVPVEEGRKPAFNRKLWIPALLNMLMSITYGGLIGFMALYGDEANLSHPAYFFLFNALSVLIVRPFSGRIYDKKGAKALLIPGSLFLFGGLILLSYAHSDAFMYLSALCYGIGYGVMQPTLQTWMIQVVSPKQRGMANGMFLNSLDFGIAAGALILGIIAKASDYAWMYRLSSLFIVLFLLIYIIQLAVGRKPKTRVPVEG, encoded by the coding sequence ATGCAACAAGGCAAGCAGCCTCTTTGGACCAAGGAATTTATCGTTTTAACCGTATCTAATCTTTTTTTGTTTCTGGAATTACAGATGATCGTATCTTCCATTCCTGCGTATGTTAAAAATACATTCCACGCCAGCTCCGTTCAGGTCAGCCTCGTCACTACGCTATTCGCATTGAGCGCGATTGTGGCAAGGCTTTTTTCAGCCCGTATGCTGGAAAAAGGGCATCGCAATACCCTGATTTTCATCGGTCTGCTGTTCGGATTAGCGAGTACGCTCGGATACAGCGTTTCACCGACGATCACGGTGTTGCTACTCATGCGTATGCTGTTTGGCATCGGCTTCGGTTTGAGTAGTACCGCCTTTCCAACCATGGCCTCAAATATCATTCCTGCCAAGCGTCTCGGTGAAGGAATGGGGTATTTCAGCTTGTCCACAAGCCTGGCGATGTCGATTGGACCGACCATCGGTATTTCGATGCTGCAATATGGCAGTTTTAATCTGCTTGTATATACGACCTCAGCTGTCATTGTCCTCATTTTCCCGTTGGCCTACTGGCTGATTCGCACCCTGCCGAAAGGACATGTTGAGCCGCCGATGGTTCCTGTGGAAGAAGGACGAAAACCGGCATTTAACCGCAAGCTCTGGATTCCCGCCTTGCTGAACATGCTCATGTCTATTACGTACGGCGGATTGATCGGCTTTATGGCGCTTTACGGAGATGAAGCCAATTTGTCGCACCCGGCCTATTTTTTCCTGTTTAATGCGCTGTCCGTTCTGATCGTACGTCCCTTCTCAGGCCGTATCTATGATAAAAAAGGAGCAAAAGCGCTGCTCATCCCCGGTTCCCTGTTCCTGTTTGGCGGTCTTATCCTGCTTTCCTATGCGCACAGTGATGCCTTCATGTATCTGTCTGCCCTTTGCTATGGCATCGGTTATGGCGTCATGCAGCCGACTTTGCAAACGTGGATGATTCAGGTCGTGTCGCCCAAGCAACGGGGCATGGCAAACGGTATGTTTCTAAACTCCCTTGATTTCGGAATCGCTGCCGGAGCGCTTATTCTTGGTATTATCGCCAAAGCCAGCGATTATGCGTGGATGTATCGCCTTTCCTCGCTGTTTATCGTATTGTTCCTGCTCATCTATATTATTCAGCTTGCTGTAGGTCGCAAGCCCAAAACGCGTGTCCCTGTCGAGGGGTAA
- a CDS encoding MarR family transcriptional regulator: MNNLPPDCSIGMLLGITHRKMSQQLMHRLKPYDISPEQWSVLYQIYQAEGLNQKEIAAKAVKDQPTTTRIIDLLDKKGWVQRVNSPQDRRAYLLHLTEAGRQLVEVTLPVERSANHDFVNGISPAKLEQFHQTLLQIHANLTQSEKQGEND; this comes from the coding sequence ATGAATAACTTGCCCCCGGATTGCTCCATCGGCATGCTGCTCGGCATTACCCATCGCAAGATGAGCCAGCAGCTTATGCATCGCCTTAAACCTTATGATATTTCCCCTGAGCAATGGTCGGTTCTGTATCAAATCTACCAGGCAGAAGGTCTGAATCAGAAGGAAATTGCAGCTAAGGCGGTTAAGGACCAGCCAACTACGACTCGAATTATTGATTTGTTGGACAAAAAGGGTTGGGTGCAGCGTGTGAATAGCCCACAGGACCGTCGAGCCTATTTGCTTCATTTGACTGAAGCCGGTCGACAGCTCGTGGAGGTAACTCTTCCGGTCGAGCGCAGTGCCAACCACGATTTTGTGAATGGAATCTCCCCTGCTAAGCTGGAGCAGTTCCACCAAACTCTTTTACAAATCCACGCTAACCTGACTCAATCGGAAAAACAAGGAGAGAACGACTAA